In Paenarthrobacter sp. GOM3, a single window of DNA contains:
- a CDS encoding SRPBCC family protein, translated as MSTEHFTLTMIREFDAPREKVFEAWMNPDLLTQWFGPVDVDAPREKIVIEPRVGGAWQVVMGWTDEDGRQEAPIEAVIKELDAPALLVSTAKAAPDADHEFEEMRLEFEDLNGRTRMQLTQSPFASEDWVEMTREGWGTSFDKLDELLA; from the coding sequence ATGAGCACGGAACACTTCACCTTGACCATGATCCGCGAGTTCGACGCTCCCCGCGAGAAAGTCTTTGAGGCCTGGATGAACCCGGATCTGCTCACGCAGTGGTTCGGGCCGGTGGACGTGGACGCTCCGCGCGAGAAGATCGTCATTGAACCCAGGGTCGGCGGTGCCTGGCAGGTAGTGATGGGGTGGACGGACGAGGATGGCCGTCAGGAAGCCCCCATCGAGGCCGTTATCAAGGAATTGGATGCACCCGCATTGCTCGTCTCCACGGCGAAGGCGGCTCCCGACGCCGATCACGAATTCGAGGAAATGCGTCTCGAGTTCGAGGACCTCAACGGCCGGACAAGGATGCAACTGACGCAAAGCCCGTTCGCTTCCGAGGATTGGGTTGAGATGACCCGCGAAGGCTGGGGCACGTCCTTCGACAAACTGGATGAACTGCTGGCCTAA
- a CDS encoding phosphoribosylanthranilate isomerase gives MFVKVCGLSTPESVREAVDAGADAVGFVLTASPREVSPDQVRVLLPLVPPSVKAVGVFRHESAADAVEIARAAGLDWVQLHGHRTADDVTTVHDAGMRLIRAVTMGAGQDEFADLGEEVFLVDAAVPGSGEAWDYASVQEKGLGGRKWLLAGGLEPGNVAFAATAAGAWGVDVSSGVEASRGVKDLAKIRAFVEAAKA, from the coding sequence ATGTTCGTCAAAGTGTGCGGTCTAAGCACGCCCGAGTCTGTCCGCGAAGCCGTGGACGCCGGTGCGGACGCAGTTGGTTTTGTCCTGACCGCCAGCCCCCGCGAAGTCAGCCCGGACCAGGTGCGCGTTCTGTTGCCGTTGGTCCCTCCTTCGGTCAAAGCCGTTGGGGTGTTCCGCCACGAGTCTGCCGCTGATGCCGTGGAAATCGCCCGCGCCGCCGGGCTCGACTGGGTCCAGTTGCACGGTCACCGGACCGCCGACGACGTCACCACAGTGCACGACGCCGGGATGCGGCTCATCCGGGCCGTCACCATGGGTGCGGGCCAGGACGAGTTCGCTGATCTGGGCGAGGAAGTGTTCCTGGTCGACGCCGCAGTGCCGGGGTCAGGCGAGGCTTGGGATTACGCGTCCGTGCAGGAGAAGGGGCTTGGTGGCAGGAAGTGGCTGTTGGCTGGCGGCCTCGAGCCCGGAAACGTGGCCTTCGCTGCGACCGCGGCCGGCGCATGGGGCGTGGACGTTTCCTCGGGTGTTGAGGCATCGCGGGGCGTGAAGGATCTGGCGAAGATCCGCGCGTTCGTTGAAGCAGCCAAAGCCTGA
- a CDS encoding HutD/Ves family protein produces MEIIRFADIRPEPWRNGGGVTRELASHPKAASAQDGAWDWRVSIADVAKAGEFSTFPGMERVITIIDGELLLLTVDGSEHPLEKYRPFRFSGEAASAATLPTGDIRDLNVIARTDAFKGYTSIVEISKKRAHPVFEGQLAVLLEGKATVAPGAAVEEESDGDAPATSAGEPVELSRYDTVVGSDSRSPEISGRGFVAVISIDHVEP; encoded by the coding sequence ATGGAGATCATCCGCTTTGCCGACATCCGTCCTGAACCGTGGCGCAACGGAGGCGGGGTGACGCGCGAACTCGCCAGCCATCCCAAGGCCGCTTCGGCACAGGACGGCGCGTGGGATTGGCGCGTCAGCATCGCCGACGTCGCCAAAGCCGGCGAGTTCTCCACCTTTCCGGGCATGGAGCGGGTCATCACCATCATCGACGGCGAACTGCTGCTCCTCACAGTCGACGGCTCCGAGCACCCGCTGGAGAAGTACAGGCCGTTCCGGTTCTCGGGCGAAGCCGCGTCCGCGGCGACGCTTCCCACGGGCGACATCCGGGACCTCAACGTCATAGCCCGCACCGACGCTTTCAAGGGCTACACGTCCATTGTCGAAATTTCCAAGAAGCGTGCACATCCTGTCTTCGAGGGCCAGTTGGCTGTCCTGTTGGAGGGCAAGGCGACTGTTGCTCCCGGTGCCGCTGTGGAGGAAGAGTCCGACGGCGATGCCCCGGCAACCAGCGCTGGCGAACCTGTCGAGTTGTCCCGCTACGACACCGTCGTGGGTTCGGACTCACGCAGCCCGGAGATCTCGGGCAGGGGTTTCGTGGCAGTGATCTCGATCGACCACGTCGAACCGTAA
- a CDS encoding DMT family transporter, which yields MSWLILIFSGALEAVWAAALHRSKGFRKPVPTVVFLVSVIASMAGLAIAMQSIPTGTAYAVWVGVGVVLTATYAMVTKVERATTARLLLLAGIGACVVGLKVVA from the coding sequence ATGTCGTGGTTAATTCTCATTTTCTCCGGTGCGCTTGAGGCCGTCTGGGCCGCAGCACTCCACCGTTCCAAGGGCTTCCGTAAACCCGTTCCCACAGTGGTGTTCCTCGTGTCCGTGATTGCCAGCATGGCCGGACTCGCGATCGCCATGCAATCCATTCCCACAGGCACTGCCTACGCGGTGTGGGTCGGTGTTGGCGTCGTGCTGACAGCGACGTACGCCATGGTCACCAAGGTCGAACGCGCGACGACGGCCCGGCTGCTCCTGCTCGCCGGCATAGGCGCATGCGTTGTCGGCCTGAAGGTGGTGGCATAG
- a CDS encoding DMT family transporter, producing MTANTENIRNSGTSGNGIFWAILLASAILEAVWATALGLSNGFTQPAPTVVFAVTAVLSMLGLGIAVKRIPLGTAYAVWVGIGAALTVGWAMITGVESASPLKLLFIAGIVGCAAGLKALPTDKAAVDADKPVADAE from the coding sequence ATGACCGCGAACACTGAAAACATCAGGAACTCCGGCACTTCCGGCAACGGCATCTTCTGGGCCATCCTCTTGGCATCGGCCATCCTCGAAGCCGTGTGGGCCACAGCTTTGGGCCTCTCCAACGGCTTCACGCAACCCGCACCCACCGTGGTCTTCGCTGTTACAGCAGTTCTGAGCATGCTCGGGCTGGGCATCGCGGTGAAGCGCATTCCCCTCGGCACCGCCTACGCCGTGTGGGTGGGCATCGGCGCGGCACTGACCGTGGGCTGGGCCATGATCACGGGCGTGGAATCAGCGAGCCCACTGAAACTGCTGTTCATCGCGGGGATCGTGGGCTGTGCCGCTGGTTTGAAGGCCCTGCCCACCGATAAGGCTGCGGTGGACGCCGATAAGCCTGTGGCGGACGCAGAGTAG
- a CDS encoding aldo/keto reductase, with product MTAVQLGDGLTVSPLGFGGMALTPVYGGIDPDQGLQTLRHAVDAGITFIDTADVYGAGSNEELVGRLLKGRREEIQVATKFGIEGNPADGYTGVRGDAPYIRQAAEASLRRLDTDVIDLYYMHRRDLRVPIVETVEAMAELVREGKVRHLGLSEVTAEELRQANAVHPIAAVQSEWSIWSRDVELNVVPAAKELGVGFVPYSPLGRGFLTGTINSSDLGENDFRHKIPRFGNEALDANQAVVAAVREVASGLDATPAQVALAWLFAQGQRLGISVVPIPGTRKTHRIDENLGALSLQLGTAQLEVLDQAAAAVVGSRSADPNWVSQGREATT from the coding sequence ATGACTGCAGTTCAGCTCGGCGACGGCCTCACGGTCAGCCCCCTCGGTTTCGGCGGAATGGCCCTGACTCCGGTGTACGGCGGAATCGACCCGGATCAGGGCCTCCAAACACTCAGGCATGCAGTGGACGCCGGTATTACGTTCATCGACACCGCAGACGTGTATGGCGCGGGCAGCAACGAAGAACTTGTGGGCAGGCTCCTGAAAGGGCGCCGCGAAGAGATCCAGGTTGCCACCAAGTTTGGAATTGAGGGCAACCCCGCGGACGGTTACACGGGAGTCCGCGGGGATGCGCCCTACATCAGGCAGGCGGCGGAAGCGAGCCTCCGCCGCCTGGACACTGACGTGATTGACCTCTACTACATGCACCGCCGGGACCTCCGCGTTCCGATAGTGGAAACCGTGGAGGCTATGGCAGAGCTTGTTCGTGAGGGCAAGGTCCGGCACCTGGGACTGTCCGAAGTGACAGCCGAGGAGCTCAGGCAGGCCAACGCCGTCCATCCCATTGCCGCGGTCCAGAGTGAATGGTCAATCTGGAGCAGGGATGTTGAACTCAACGTTGTTCCCGCAGCCAAGGAGCTTGGCGTTGGGTTCGTGCCGTATTCGCCGCTGGGCCGGGGATTCCTCACCGGGACCATCAACTCAAGCGACTTGGGCGAGAACGACTTCCGCCACAAGATCCCCCGTTTTGGCAACGAGGCACTGGACGCGAACCAGGCCGTAGTGGCCGCGGTTCGCGAGGTAGCCAGTGGGCTGGATGCAACTCCGGCCCAGGTAGCCCTGGCTTGGCTGTTCGCCCAAGGTCAGCGCCTTGGGATTTCCGTGGTTCCCATCCCCGGTACGCGCAAGACGCACCGGATCGACGAGAACCTGGGGGCACTGTCCCTGCAACTGGGAACAGCACAACTTGAGGTACTCGACCAAGCTGCGGCCGCCGTCGTGGGTTCACGCTCTGCCGACCCCAACTGGGTGTCGCAGGGCCGTGAGGCAACGACGTAG
- a CDS encoding MBL fold metallo-hydrolase, with amino-acid sequence MDSLIHSSRDVTIRSISVSEMNNNVYLLTSKSTGAQVLIDAADDLPAIQQLLEDGAADSSAATKLARIATTHQHWDHVRALEELVAATGASTSAGADDADALPVPVDVRLAHGDVERFEGFELTAVHLRGHTPGSIAFVYQDPDGPAHIFSGDSLFPGGVGNTQNDPARFTSLLNDVSERLFDAYPDETLVHPGHGLPTTLGAERPHLEEWRARGW; translated from the coding sequence ATGGATTCGCTTATTCACTCATCCCGTGATGTCACCATCCGCAGCATTTCGGTCAGCGAGATGAACAACAATGTGTACTTGTTGACCTCGAAGTCCACAGGTGCCCAAGTGTTGATCGATGCCGCCGACGACCTTCCGGCCATTCAGCAGCTTCTGGAGGACGGCGCCGCTGATTCGTCGGCCGCCACCAAACTGGCGAGGATCGCTACCACCCACCAGCACTGGGACCACGTCCGTGCGCTGGAGGAGTTGGTGGCCGCCACCGGCGCAAGCACTTCCGCAGGAGCGGACGACGCCGATGCGTTGCCGGTTCCGGTGGATGTCCGCCTTGCCCACGGGGACGTGGAGCGGTTCGAGGGCTTCGAGCTCACGGCGGTCCACCTGCGTGGACACACCCCGGGTTCGATCGCTTTCGTTTACCAGGATCCGGACGGGCCAGCCCACATTTTCAGTGGGGACTCGTTGTTTCCGGGAGGCGTCGGCAACACACAGAACGATCCTGCACGCTTCACTTCACTGTTGAACGACGTGTCGGAACGACTGTTCGACGCCTATCCGGACGAAACCCTGGTGCACCCCGGCCATGGATTGCCTACGACACTCGGCGCCGAGCGGCCACACCTTGAGGAGTGGCGCGCCCGGGGCTGGTAG
- a CDS encoding DEAD/DEAH box helicase — protein sequence MTTFAALGTPKPIAESLAADGIEEAFPIQVKTLPDTLAGRDVLGRGRTGSGKTIAFAIPLVARLAEREAKHFRKPGRPMGLVLAPTRELATQINATIEPLAKAMGLNTTVIYGGISQARQEKALRAGVDIVIACPGRLEDLIRQRILTLEAVEVTVLDEADHMADLGFLPVVKKLMDMTPTQGQRLLFSATLDNGVDKLVNRYLSNPLTHSVDDPQAAVTTMEHHVLVVNDQTVKKQLIVELASGAGRRVLFMRTKHHARKLAKTLTDAGIPAVDLHGNLSQNARDRNLAEFSNGDVRVLVATDVAARGVHVDDVELVIHVDPPTEHKAYLHRSGRTARAGSDGTVVTLTLPEQQSDVKKLMKAAGVDVSFERVTANSPLVAELVGDIADKVDPRTRAALLAAKAPQGGGTSTGANAQRKRARRSTQGAPTAGGRGGRNGRGKVAAEPVRTDTNRADRRAAANDDVARSSRGRGKSASTHRNDVPGSQGQSGRSGRPATGQRSASAPRTASTTSTRTGGNKAVWSSATGATSGGSYGSGSGNSGRGGSGAGRPARSGPRRASAPASNERRGR from the coding sequence ATGACTACTTTTGCTGCCCTTGGCACGCCCAAGCCCATTGCTGAATCCCTGGCCGCAGACGGCATCGAAGAGGCATTCCCCATCCAGGTGAAGACCCTCCCGGACACCCTCGCAGGTCGCGACGTGCTGGGCCGTGGCCGCACCGGTTCCGGTAAGACCATCGCTTTCGCCATCCCGCTCGTGGCCCGCTTGGCCGAGCGCGAAGCAAAGCATTTCCGCAAGCCGGGCCGCCCCATGGGCCTGGTCCTTGCACCCACCCGTGAACTGGCAACCCAGATCAACGCCACCATCGAGCCGTTGGCTAAGGCCATGGGCCTGAACACCACGGTCATCTACGGCGGCATCTCCCAGGCACGCCAGGAAAAGGCGCTGCGCGCCGGCGTCGACATCGTCATCGCCTGCCCGGGCCGCCTCGAAGACCTGATCCGCCAGCGCATCCTGACCCTCGAAGCCGTCGAGGTCACCGTGCTGGACGAGGCAGACCACATGGCCGACCTCGGCTTCCTCCCCGTAGTCAAGAAGCTCATGGACATGACCCCCACCCAGGGTCAGCGCCTGCTCTTCTCCGCGACGCTGGACAACGGTGTTGACAAGCTGGTCAACCGTTACCTGTCCAATCCGCTGACGCACTCCGTGGACGATCCCCAGGCCGCTGTCACCACCATGGAACACCACGTCCTGGTGGTCAACGACCAGACCGTCAAGAAGCAGCTCATCGTTGAACTGGCCTCCGGCGCCGGCCGCCGCGTCCTCTTCATGCGGACCAAGCACCACGCCCGCAAGCTTGCCAAGACCCTCACCGACGCCGGTATCCCCGCCGTCGACCTTCACGGCAACCTGTCGCAGAACGCCCGCGACCGCAACCTTGCTGAGTTCTCCAACGGTGACGTCCGCGTCCTGGTGGCCACCGACGTCGCAGCCCGCGGTGTGCACGTTGACGACGTCGAACTCGTCATCCACGTGGACCCGCCCACAGAGCACAAGGCATACCTGCACCGCTCGGGCCGTACGGCCCGCGCCGGTTCCGATGGCACCGTGGTCACGCTGACGCTTCCCGAGCAGCAGAGCGACGTCAAGAAGCTCATGAAGGCTGCCGGCGTTGATGTTTCGTTTGAACGCGTTACCGCCAACTCGCCGCTGGTAGCCGAGCTTGTGGGCGACATCGCCGACAAGGTCGATCCCCGCACCCGTGCAGCCCTCCTCGCGGCGAAAGCCCCGCAGGGTGGCGGCACCTCCACTGGCGCCAACGCACAGCGCAAGCGCGCACGCCGTTCCACCCAGGGTGCACCCACCGCGGGTGGCCGTGGTGGTCGCAACGGACGTGGCAAGGTTGCCGCTGAGCCGGTTCGTACGGACACCAACCGCGCGGATCGCCGTGCAGCAGCGAACGACGACGTCGCCCGCAGCTCACGCGGTCGGGGCAAGTCTGCCTCCACTCACCGCAACGACGTTCCCGGCTCGCAGGGCCAGAGCGGCCGCAGCGGTCGTCCGGCTACAGGCCAGCGCTCAGCCTCGGCTCCGCGCACGGCGTCCACTACCTCGACGCGTACGGGCGGAAACAAGGCCGTATGGTCCTCCGCTACGGGCGCCACGTCAGGTGGATCCTACGGTTCGGGTTCCGGCAACTCCGGTCGCGGTGGCTCCGGTGCGGGTCGTCCGGCACGCAGCGGTCCTCGCCGCGCGTCGGCTCCGGCTTCGAACGAACGTCGCGGCCGCTAA
- a CDS encoding MFS transporter, giving the protein MTTDTPTAGILGRPYLLATVGACALVFLSAFESLAVTTIMPLVSRDLDGAGLYALAFAGPLATGVMGMVGAGNWSDRRGPTGPLYSSVALFVLGLLIAGTAGSMEILVLGRLVQGLGGGAMTVALYVLVARVYPPSLHPKIFAAFAASWVVPSLVGPFAAGVVAQLSSWHWVFLGVVGLVVPALLMVVPAVRGMNSEPPADPVPWAFGRMGWAALAAVAVLGLNLSAEVPGVGGVIAVVALVLALVALRPLVPRGTLTAQRGLPSVILVRGLASAAFFGAEVYLPYLLTERYAFTPTFAGLTLTGAALAWAGASAIQGRLGSRLADDLAIKIGASLVLVAILSTLVTAAFALPAAVAIGGWILAGGGMGLMYPRLSVMTLALSTPGNQGFNSAAMSISDSLGGALSLAATGLVFAAFTTTNSFAGVFALTAVIAVVGVVIAPRVAARSGSSDPRGAADPQPELTRHP; this is encoded by the coding sequence ATGACCACTGACACCCCAACGGCCGGGATACTCGGCCGTCCATACCTGCTTGCCACTGTGGGGGCTTGCGCGCTTGTTTTCCTCAGCGCGTTCGAGTCCCTCGCGGTGACCACCATCATGCCGCTCGTGAGCCGCGACCTGGATGGAGCCGGCCTCTATGCGCTGGCGTTCGCCGGCCCGTTGGCTACCGGCGTGATGGGCATGGTGGGCGCGGGAAACTGGTCCGACCGTCGCGGTCCGACGGGGCCGCTTTACTCCTCCGTGGCGCTTTTTGTCCTCGGCCTACTGATTGCCGGCACCGCAGGGTCCATGGAGATCCTGGTGCTTGGCCGGCTGGTACAGGGCCTCGGTGGCGGCGCTATGACGGTAGCGCTATACGTGTTGGTGGCGCGCGTTTACCCGCCTTCCCTGCACCCCAAGATCTTCGCGGCCTTCGCGGCGTCCTGGGTGGTCCCTTCCCTGGTGGGCCCCTTTGCCGCTGGTGTGGTCGCCCAACTGAGCAGCTGGCACTGGGTTTTCCTGGGCGTCGTGGGCCTGGTTGTTCCGGCGTTGCTGATGGTGGTTCCCGCAGTGCGCGGAATGAACTCCGAACCCCCAGCCGATCCCGTCCCGTGGGCCTTCGGCCGGATGGGGTGGGCAGCCCTTGCCGCCGTCGCCGTCCTGGGACTGAACTTGTCCGCAGAGGTGCCGGGCGTTGGCGGGGTGATAGCCGTCGTCGCGCTTGTCCTTGCCCTGGTGGCCTTGCGACCTTTGGTGCCACGGGGGACGCTCACCGCCCAGCGGGGTTTGCCCAGTGTGATCCTGGTCCGTGGGCTGGCGTCGGCCGCGTTCTTCGGCGCCGAGGTCTACCTGCCGTACCTGTTGACTGAGCGGTATGCGTTCACGCCCACGTTCGCTGGTCTGACTCTGACGGGGGCTGCGCTCGCGTGGGCCGGGGCGTCGGCGATCCAAGGCCGGTTGGGTTCACGGCTGGCTGACGACCTCGCCATCAAAATCGGCGCCTCGCTGGTCCTGGTTGCCATTCTTTCGACCTTGGTGACGGCTGCGTTCGCCCTGCCTGCAGCGGTAGCTATTGGCGGGTGGATCCTTGCCGGAGGCGGGATGGGGCTCATGTACCCGCGACTCAGCGTGATGACCTTGGCCCTCTCCACGCCCGGGAACCAAGGCTTCAATAGCGCGGCCATGTCCATCTCCGATTCCCTGGGCGGCGCCCTGTCCCTCGCCGCGACGGGACTCGTCTTCGCGGCCTTCACGACGACGAACTCCTTTGCGGGGGTCTTCGCACTGACGGCGGTGATCGCCGTCGTCGGGGTCGTCATAGCGCCGCGGGTCGCCGCTCGCTCAGGCTCATCCGATCCCCGGGGCGCCGCCGACCCCCAACCCGAACTCACGCGCCACCCCTGA
- the soxR gene encoding redox-sensitive transcriptional activator SoxR: MTPVDAHRPISIGELSERSGVSPSALHFYERNGLIHAERTTGNQRRYRRDTLRRVAFIKTSQRVGLPLKDIREALDSLPDGRTPTRHDWAKLSLRWRKELDERIAALQHLRNDLDGCIGCGCLSLKSCTLQNPSDELGASGAGAQRWTAPA, encoded by the coding sequence ATGACACCCGTTGACGCGCACCGGCCCATCAGCATCGGCGAGCTTTCAGAACGAAGCGGAGTGTCGCCGTCGGCCCTGCACTTTTACGAACGCAACGGGCTCATCCACGCCGAGCGGACCACTGGAAACCAACGGCGCTACCGGCGCGACACGCTCCGACGGGTCGCGTTCATCAAGACGTCCCAGCGGGTCGGACTGCCGCTCAAGGACATCCGCGAGGCGTTGGACTCCTTGCCGGACGGCCGCACCCCCACCAGGCACGACTGGGCCAAACTGTCGCTGCGCTGGCGGAAGGAGCTCGACGAACGGATCGCCGCCCTCCAACACCTGCGCAACGACCTGGACGGCTGCATCGGCTGTGGCTGCCTCAGCCTGAAGTCGTGCACGCTGCAGAACCCGTCGGACGAACTCGGCGCGTCCGGAGCCGGCGCGCAGCGCTGGACCGCGCCGGCCTGA
- a CDS encoding amidohydrolase, whose amino-acid sequence MSASVSEPLQGASSSGPGSPAVSLVLAGQPDVRAWQEDLYMDFHRHPELGNQEVRTASIVANELRSCGFEVLENIGTTGVVGILKNGEGPTVLVRADMDALPVAEETGLDYASKDTAPDDTGTEVPVSHACGHDVHVACLLGAAKLLAAGRSAWQGTFLALFQPAEELADGARKMIHDGLAGLIPQPDVALAQHVLAFPSGTLGTRTGAVLSSADSMRITVFGRGSHGSMPQLAVDPVILASSIALRLQTVVSREVPPGEFAVLTIGRMAVGSKSNIISDRAVLELNIRTFDDGIRHLILEAVKRIVAGECAAAGSPREPEFELYDHYPLTKNDAHVTAKVAAAFKDHFGDRAITLDRQAASEDFSDIPNAFGIPYTYWGIGGTDPQQYAEAAAAGTVSQDIPANHSPRFAPVIDPTLQTGTAAVVVAAFAWLKAPAGRDHGPDHPAGGL is encoded by the coding sequence ATGAGCGCGTCAGTATCCGAACCATTGCAGGGTGCCAGCAGCAGCGGGCCCGGTTCGCCCGCGGTATCCCTAGTTTTAGCCGGCCAGCCAGACGTCCGGGCCTGGCAGGAAGACCTCTACATGGATTTCCACCGGCACCCGGAACTTGGCAACCAGGAAGTCAGGACAGCTTCAATCGTGGCCAACGAGCTGCGGAGCTGCGGGTTCGAAGTCCTCGAGAACATCGGCACAACCGGAGTTGTCGGGATCCTGAAGAACGGTGAAGGGCCCACAGTGCTTGTGCGCGCGGACATGGACGCACTGCCAGTCGCCGAGGAAACCGGCTTGGATTATGCGAGCAAGGACACCGCCCCGGACGACACGGGAACAGAAGTCCCTGTGTCCCATGCCTGCGGCCATGATGTGCATGTCGCTTGCCTTCTGGGAGCAGCGAAGTTGCTGGCCGCGGGAAGGTCCGCCTGGCAAGGGACCTTCCTGGCACTGTTCCAGCCCGCGGAGGAACTGGCCGACGGCGCCCGCAAAATGATCCACGACGGCCTGGCCGGGTTAATCCCGCAGCCCGACGTCGCTCTGGCCCAGCACGTCTTGGCGTTCCCCTCCGGGACCTTGGGCACGCGCACGGGTGCTGTCCTATCCAGCGCCGACAGCATGAGGATTACCGTGTTTGGGCGGGGAAGCCACGGATCCATGCCCCAGCTTGCGGTTGATCCGGTGATCCTGGCGTCTTCCATCGCGCTGCGCCTCCAAACCGTAGTTTCCCGTGAAGTGCCTCCCGGGGAGTTCGCCGTCCTCACCATTGGGCGAATGGCCGTCGGGTCAAAAAGCAATATCATTTCGGACCGGGCGGTACTTGAGCTGAACATCCGCACTTTCGACGACGGCATCCGTCACCTGATTCTCGAGGCGGTGAAACGGATCGTGGCCGGTGAATGCGCTGCGGCCGGGTCGCCCCGGGAACCGGAATTCGAGCTCTACGACCACTACCCGTTGACTAAAAACGATGCTCACGTGACGGCGAAAGTTGCTGCCGCTTTCAAAGACCATTTCGGAGACCGGGCCATTACCCTGGACCGGCAAGCGGCAAGCGAGGATTTCAGCGACATCCCAAACGCCTTTGGGATCCCATACACCTACTGGGGCATCGGTGGAACCGACCCGCAACAGTACGCGGAGGCTGCGGCCGCCGGCACCGTCTCACAGGACATCCCCGCGAACCATTCGCCCCGGTTCGCCCCCGTCATCGACCCGACCCTCCAGACGGGGACGGCCGCCGTCGTCGTTGCCGCTTTTGCGTGGCTCAAGGCACCGGCCGGCCGTGACCACGGGCCCGACCACCCGGCGGGCGGGCTTTAG
- a CDS encoding SAM-dependent methyltransferase, translating into MTEHTHDAGTHQHGDHTHDGAQQTGLNLHEDADNAVDMWDGMYRERAKIWSGNPNPQLVAEVTGLRPGKALDLGSGEGGDAIWLAAQGWTVTALDVSAVALERAAAHAAETGYADRITWQQQDLTEWAPQPEFDLVSAHFLHSPLLPWQDSAVKAATAVVPGGTLLIVGHHPQGLPEWSHHHDSGMFFTPEQLAAELGMDNGDNWQVEVLDERKRAVSGPNGEAGTTLDAVLKATKLSQGRG; encoded by the coding sequence ATGACTGAACACACGCACGACGCCGGCACCCACCAGCACGGCGACCACACCCATGATGGTGCCCAACAGACCGGGCTCAACCTCCACGAAGACGCTGACAATGCCGTGGACATGTGGGACGGCATGTACCGGGAGCGGGCGAAAATCTGGAGCGGGAACCCCAACCCGCAGTTGGTTGCCGAGGTCACGGGTTTGCGGCCGGGCAAGGCCTTGGATCTGGGCTCCGGAGAGGGCGGGGACGCGATCTGGTTGGCAGCGCAAGGCTGGACCGTTACGGCACTGGACGTGTCCGCCGTCGCGCTTGAACGGGCAGCAGCCCACGCTGCGGAAACTGGGTACGCGGACCGGATCACCTGGCAGCAGCAGGACCTCACGGAATGGGCGCCGCAGCCTGAATTCGATCTGGTGTCAGCCCATTTCCTGCACTCCCCCTTGTTGCCGTGGCAGGACTCCGCTGTAAAGGCCGCAACTGCTGTGGTGCCCGGCGGAACGCTGTTGATCGTGGGGCACCACCCACAGGGGCTGCCGGAGTGGAGCCATCACCACGATTCCGGCATGTTCTTCACCCCGGAGCAACTGGCCGCTGAGCTCGGCATGGACAACGGCGACAACTGGCAGGTAGAGGTGTTGGACGAAAGGAAGCGCGCAGTGTCCGGGCCCAACGGCGAAGCCGGAACCACCTTGGACGCCGTCCTCAAGGCCACCAAACTGAGCCAGGGGCGCGGCTGA